One genomic region from Kamptonema formosum PCC 6407 encodes:
- a CDS encoding NAD(P)-dependent oxidoreductase, protein MKVGIIGTGSMGLSMVMRAIDAGLDVSVFNRTKAKLAPLSETKAVICDSPSDVCKNSDIIILMLTDGKAINEVILAESNVKMLQGKTFVQMATIAPAESKEIQSKIVDAGGDYFEAPVLGSIPQVQSGTLIVMVGATEEQFQKWLSLLKVFSPDPILVGAVGQAAATKLAMNQLIGSLTAAFSASLGLAIKSNVDTEIFMKIVRNSALYASTYDKKLDKMLQRDFGGANFSTKHLLKDMKLFEQEASALGLNISAVKGVTEIIEATCNAGLSDVDYSSLFSAVNPES, encoded by the coding sequence GTGAAAGTAGGAATTATTGGCACTGGCTCAATGGGGCTTTCTATGGTAATGAGAGCTATCGATGCAGGATTAGATGTTAGTGTATTTAATCGAACTAAGGCAAAATTAGCACCGTTATCAGAAACAAAAGCTGTAATTTGTGACTCTCCTTCAGATGTCTGCAAAAATTCTGATATCATCATCCTCATGCTCACTGATGGTAAGGCGATAAATGAAGTTATCTTGGCAGAAAGTAATGTGAAGATGTTACAAGGTAAAACATTTGTGCAGATGGCAACTATCGCACCTGCCGAGAGTAAAGAAATCCAGAGTAAAATTGTTGATGCTGGCGGAGATTACTTTGAAGCTCCCGTACTTGGTAGCATTCCTCAAGTACAGTCTGGCACATTGATTGTAATGGTAGGAGCAACTGAAGAACAATTTCAGAAGTGGCTGAGTTTACTTAAAGTATTTAGTCCCGATCCTATCTTAGTTGGAGCAGTTGGACAAGCCGCCGCCACTAAGTTAGCGATGAATCAGTTAATTGGTAGTCTAACAGCAGCATTTTCTGCCAGTCTTGGTCTAGCGATCAAAAGTAATGTAGATACCGAAATATTTATGAAAATTGTCAGAAATAGTGCTTTATATGCTTCTACTTACGATAAAAAACTTGATAAAATGTTGCAGCGCGATTTCGGTGGAGCTAATTTTTCTACAAAACATTTACTAAAGGATATGAAGTTATTTGAGCAAGAAGCATCTGCTTTAGGGTTAAATATATCTGCTGTTAAAGGAGTTACTGAGATTATTGAAGCTACTTGTAATGCTGGTCTTTCAGATGTTGATTACTCGTCCTTGTTTTCCGCTGTAAATCCTGAATCTTGA
- a CDS encoding uracil-DNA glycosylase produces the protein MPSDKQLSLFDEPNFGASLQRDSIPNDAKIPIPPGTYETMEQIAEHCNRCHRCELGKNRQNAVIGRGNLQAPIMIIGEAPGQNEDETGLPFVGRSGQLLDKILESVGLSTERDVFICNVNKCRPPDNRTPTPKERDACKPYLLEQIRIVNPQIILLTGATALKGLTGEKQAISKIRGQWIEWEGRQCMAIFHPSYLLRNPSREPGSPKWLMWQDIQIVKAKFDELTPPI, from the coding sequence ATGCCCAGCGACAAACAACTCAGCCTTTTTGACGAACCGAATTTTGGAGCCTCATTACAGCGAGACTCAATCCCAAATGATGCCAAAATTCCCATTCCTCCCGGCACTTATGAAACTATGGAGCAAATAGCAGAACATTGCAACCGCTGCCACAGATGCGAATTAGGCAAAAACCGTCAGAATGCCGTCATCGGGCGTGGTAATTTGCAAGCCCCAATTATGATTATAGGAGAAGCACCAGGTCAGAATGAAGATGAAACCGGATTGCCTTTTGTTGGCAGATCTGGGCAACTTTTAGATAAAATTTTAGAATCTGTTGGTTTGAGTACAGAACGCGATGTATTTATCTGTAATGTCAATAAGTGCAGACCTCCAGATAACCGCACTCCTACACCCAAAGAAAGAGACGCTTGCAAACCCTATTTGCTCGAACAAATTCGCATAGTAAATCCGCAAATTATTTTGTTGACAGGTGCAACAGCGCTCAAGGGTTTGACAGGCGAAAAGCAAGCTATTAGTAAAATTCGCGGTCAATGGATTGAGTGGGAAGGCCGACAATGTATGGCAATTTTTCACCCATCTTACCTGTTACGCAATCCCTCCCGCGAACCAGGCAGTCCTAAATGGTTAATGTGGCAAGATATCCAGATTGTGAAGGCAAAATTTGATGAATTAACACCGCCAATTTAG
- a CDS encoding phosphoribosyltransferase, translating to MLFNPLFDDRADAGEKLAEAIFSEIAKFNQTAQEAAKPIIYGLPRGGLPIALPIARRLRCPLDVVVAKKITRPDNLELAIGAVTADGHVLWSKQKPRNFRLQNTALEKAQQKAQAQLVDFSAARPTVNPKGALAILVDDGIATGMTMMAAAQALRLQQPAAVWICVPLAPPEVMISLQQEADRAIVLETPDPFFSVSNFYREFPQVETEIAIACLQQQTEWLSEA from the coding sequence ATGTTATTTAATCCGTTGTTTGACGATCGCGCCGATGCAGGCGAAAAACTGGCCGAGGCTATTTTCTCTGAGATAGCTAAATTTAATCAAACTGCACAGGAGGCGGCTAAACCGATTATTTATGGTTTACCACGAGGCGGGTTGCCGATCGCACTACCCATCGCTCGTCGCCTTCGTTGTCCTTTAGATGTTGTCGTCGCCAAAAAAATCACCCGCCCAGATAATCTAGAATTGGCGATCGGCGCAGTGACAGCGGATGGTCATGTTTTGTGGTCAAAGCAAAAACCGCGCAATTTTCGCTTGCAAAATACTGCACTGGAAAAAGCTCAACAGAAAGCTCAAGCTCAATTAGTGGATTTCTCCGCCGCACGCCCAACAGTAAACCCCAAGGGTGCTTTAGCGATTTTAGTTGATGATGGTATTGCTACGGGGATGACAATGATGGCAGCGGCTCAAGCTTTGCGGTTGCAGCAGCCAGCAGCAGTTTGGATTTGCGTACCCCTCGCGCCGCCAGAAGTAATGATATCTTTGCAGCAGGAGGCAGATCGCGCGATCGTCTTGGAAACTCCCGATCCATTTTTTAGCGTCAGCAACTTCTACCGCGAATTTCCTCAAGTGGAAACAGAAATCGCGATCGCCTGTTTGCAACAACAAACTGAGTGGTTGTCGGAAGCCTGA
- a CDS encoding PRC-barrel domain-containing protein, translated as MTSEQIRQRSDLLGTQVITRDRGKRLGVVSQLWVDIDRREVVAIGLRENILAIAGMPKFMFLTNVREIGDVILVEDENAIEDDVDVEAYSSLINSEVITETGELLGRVRSFRFDGETGKLVSLIIASLGIPQIPEQILSTYELPIEEIVSSGPNRLIVFEGSEERLRQLTVGILERIGLGQAPWEREEDGYSLPTMISPANQLGTGEIVRPVENRRKTVAPAVEEAWDEDEQWQRPVVRPPVRQPQPEPIYDDYDEDNNWDDGGDYEEEYVERDYPAPVRSLEKKMVLEYEDDVEADAWGDDESPKPYKPTRVNIPEKKKAPEYEEESGY; from the coding sequence ATGACATCTGAACAAATTCGCCAACGCTCCGACCTTCTAGGTACTCAGGTTATCACCCGCGACAGAGGTAAACGCTTAGGGGTGGTGAGCCAATTGTGGGTAGATATTGACCGACGAGAGGTTGTGGCTATCGGCTTGCGAGAGAATATACTGGCGATCGCTGGGATGCCAAAGTTTATGTTTCTCACCAACGTCCGCGAAATTGGTGATGTAATCTTGGTGGAAGACGAAAACGCGATCGAAGACGATGTAGACGTTGAAGCCTACAGCAGCTTAATTAACAGCGAAGTCATTACCGAAACTGGAGAACTTTTAGGTCGGGTACGGAGTTTTAGGTTCGACGGCGAGACGGGTAAACTTGTATCTTTAATCATCGCCTCTCTGGGAATCCCCCAAATTCCCGAGCAAATTCTCAGCACTTACGAACTCCCGATAGAGGAAATTGTCAGCAGCGGGCCCAATCGCTTGATTGTGTTTGAAGGATCGGAGGAAAGGCTGCGTCAGCTAACAGTAGGAATTTTAGAGCGTATTGGTTTAGGACAAGCACCTTGGGAGCGCGAGGAAGATGGGTATAGTCTCCCGACAATGATTAGTCCCGCAAATCAATTAGGTACTGGAGAGATAGTTAGACCTGTGGAAAACAGAAGAAAGACTGTTGCGCCAGCGGTTGAGGAAGCTTGGGATGAAGACGAACAATGGCAGAGGCCTGTAGTGCGGCCCCCTGTGCGTCAGCCGCAGCCGGAGCCAATTTATGATGATTATGACGAAGATAATAACTGGGACGACGGAGGGGATTATGAGGAGGAGTATGTAGAGAGGGATTATCCGGCTCCAGTTCGTTCTTTGGAAAAGAAAATGGTCTTGGAGTATGAGGATGATGTGGAAGCGGATGCTTGGGGTGATGATGAATCTCCGAAGCCTTATAAGCCTACGCGGGTGAATATCCCTGAGAAGAAAAAGGCTCCTGAGTATGAGGAGGAATCGGGTTATTAA
- the smc gene encoding chromosome segregation protein SMC → MVHIKRVELTNFKSFGGTTAIPLLPGFTVVSGPNGSGKSNILDALLFCLGLSTSKGMRAERLPDLVNNAQNKRGTVEASVTATFHLEAEAEKWLANDEETDLTDELSIAENEEIDVTDELSVAEEENDAIATRHAEDIAVHEKNGHSPPDNLTLDPPQPPLAKGGSKKPRSAEWSVTRKLRVTKQGTYTSNYYINGDPCTLTELHEQLNRLRIYPEGYNVVLQGDVTSIISMNAKERREIIDELAGVAQFDRKIVLAKDKLDEVKGHEERSRIVEKELITQRDRLSADRVKAEKYQKLRAELQEKSQFEAVLKYRRLQQQEWKLREQIEAGDRTLTDLNSQLQSLETQIQQATAELDQLNARVKALGESELLALQSTLVTQEAEQRQLLNRKQELETAAQQTAVQIAQTDQQIRQHRQTLEQVEVEISYTNSQHGILQQQRDEAQQILDQNREVVNAIASTAEAWVQQQTELHHQIEILQKTINPQRTEQATVRERADQLQRKIQEQNESLQNLEQEVADKQTQLTRSVETKAFASLQVESLTQIVASAEQELQLQQETQTRLLEEQRERQRKLDKLEAQAQAIQETTGTAATKVIVQSGINGICGLVAQLGRVEPRYQLALEIAAGARMTNMVVDDDSVAAAAIEVLKRTRAGRMTFLPLNKIRGSRFSPPDVLRRAAGFIDAAVNLIDCDSRYREIFAYVFGNTVVFANLSDARRHLGIYRIVTLDGEILETSGAMSGGSIVTRSSLHFGNVDASDSAIETRVIASLQERLQEIERILERCKTAIVQAAAAVKSHERELVEARQNQRESQLKLEQLEAEIKNLTLQQEQVKIQLAKNTQELANAETRLQLLELELPGKETELQQYRETLAQLEESNRHSEWQQMQTNLRSLETNLQERELALRNDQQRLAELGNQSQRLQEKIKDSNKKLEEYHHQQLTVDGQQLTLKGDLSTIGEQITETKVLLAQIEEKLGAEKEERDRAESHLRERHLAKQQLEWQLQKLQETQHERREQLTTIRTQLETQRGELPDPAPEIPEHLEKVDLAELQQEVKSLTKRIQALEPVNMLALEEYNRTQERLQELSQKLATLEGERTELLLRIENFTTLRRRAFKEAFDAVNQNFQVIFAELSEGDGYLQLDDPEDPFSSGLNLVAHPKGKPVQRLASMSGGEKSLTALSFIFALQRYRPSTFYAFDEVDMFLDGANVERLARMIKRQAEQAQFIVVSLRRPMIQSAERTIGVTQARGAYTQVLGLKL, encoded by the coding sequence CGGCCATTCCCTTGCTGCCAGGATTTACTGTGGTTTCCGGGCCCAACGGTTCCGGTAAATCCAATATCCTCGATGCTTTGCTATTTTGTTTGGGACTTTCCACTTCCAAAGGGATGCGGGCCGAACGTTTGCCGGATTTGGTCAATAATGCTCAAAATAAGCGCGGTACTGTTGAAGCTAGCGTGACGGCAACTTTTCATTTGGAAGCTGAGGCCGAAAAATGGTTAGCGAATGATGAGGAAACGGATCTAACAGATGAGTTATCGATCGCAGAGAATGAGGAAATTGATGTAACGGATGAGTTATCTGTTGCAGAGGAAGAAAATGATGCGATCGCGACACGCCACGCCGAAGACATCGCAGTTCACGAAAAGAACGGACATTCGCCGCCTGATAACCTAACTTTAGACCCCCCCCAACCCCCCCTTGCTAAGGGGGGGAGTAAGAAACCGAGATCCGCTGAGTGGAGTGTCACTCGTAAGCTACGGGTAACGAAACAAGGCACTTACACCTCAAATTACTACATCAACGGCGACCCTTGTACGCTGACGGAACTCCACGAACAGCTAAACCGCCTGCGGATTTATCCAGAAGGCTATAATGTCGTACTCCAAGGCGACGTTACTAGCATTATTTCCATGAATGCGAAGGAACGCCGCGAAATTATTGATGAATTGGCGGGTGTGGCGCAATTCGATCGCAAAATAGTCTTAGCTAAAGATAAGTTGGATGAGGTTAAAGGCCATGAAGAGCGATCGCGCATTGTTGAGAAAGAACTAATTACACAACGCGATCGCCTTTCTGCTGACCGCGTGAAAGCTGAAAAATATCAAAAACTGCGTGCGGAACTGCAAGAAAAGTCGCAGTTTGAAGCCGTACTCAAATATCGCCGCCTGCAACAACAAGAGTGGAAATTGCGCGAACAAATCGAAGCAGGCGATCGCACTTTAACTGACTTAAATAGTCAACTCCAATCCCTCGAAACCCAAATTCAACAAGCAACGGCTGAACTCGATCAGCTAAATGCGCGGGTCAAAGCTTTAGGAGAATCGGAACTCCTAGCTTTGCAATCAACTTTAGTTACTCAGGAAGCAGAACAAAGGCAACTGCTAAACCGCAAGCAAGAACTAGAAACAGCAGCGCAACAAACGGCCGTACAAATAGCACAAACTGACCAACAAATTCGCCAACATCGGCAAACTTTAGAACAGGTAGAGGTAGAAATATCCTATACCAATTCTCAACATGGAATTTTGCAGCAACAGCGGGATGAAGCGCAACAAATTCTCGATCAAAACCGGGAAGTTGTGAATGCGATCGCGTCTACTGCTGAAGCTTGGGTGCAGCAACAAACAGAACTACACCACCAAATAGAAATTCTGCAAAAAACCATCAATCCACAACGCACGGAACAAGCAACTGTAAGGGAACGTGCCGATCAATTGCAGCGGAAAATTCAAGAGCAAAACGAGTCTTTGCAGAATTTAGAGCAGGAAGTTGCAGATAAACAAACTCAACTAACCCGCTCGGTTGAAACTAAAGCTTTCGCGTCACTGCAAGTAGAATCTTTAACTCAAATTGTAGCATCTGCCGAACAAGAATTGCAACTACAACAGGAAACTCAAACCCGCCTGCTGGAAGAACAACGGGAAAGACAGAGAAAATTAGATAAGCTAGAAGCGCAAGCTCAAGCTATTCAAGAAACTACGGGAACTGCGGCAACCAAAGTTATAGTTCAAAGTGGCATTAACGGCATTTGCGGGTTGGTTGCACAATTGGGAAGAGTGGAACCGCGCTATCAGTTAGCTTTGGAAATTGCGGCGGGTGCGCGGATGACAAATATGGTAGTAGATGATGATAGTGTAGCAGCGGCGGCGATTGAAGTTTTGAAAAGAACAAGAGCCGGCAGAATGACATTTTTGCCGCTGAATAAAATTCGCGGTTCGCGATTCTCTCCCCCCGATGTTTTGCGGCGTGCGGCTGGATTTATTGATGCAGCGGTGAATTTAATTGATTGCGATTCCCGCTATCGAGAAATCTTTGCTTATGTGTTTGGCAATACTGTTGTCTTTGCCAATCTTAGCGATGCTCGTCGTCACTTAGGTATTTACAGAATTGTAACTTTAGATGGGGAAATTTTAGAGACTAGCGGCGCTATGAGTGGCGGTAGTATTGTTACGCGCTCTTCGTTGCATTTTGGCAATGTTGATGCTAGCGATTCTGCGATCGAAACTAGAGTAATTGCATCTTTGCAGGAACGATTACAAGAAATTGAGCGCATTTTAGAGCGGTGCAAAACTGCGATTGTGCAAGCAGCGGCGGCTGTAAAATCCCACGAAAGAGAGTTGGTAGAAGCAAGGCAAAATCAACGAGAAAGTCAGTTAAAATTAGAACAGTTAGAAGCAGAAATTAAGAATTTAACCTTACAGCAAGAACAGGTTAAAATCCAACTGGCGAAGAATACTCAAGAATTAGCGAATGCTGAAACTCGATTGCAATTGCTGGAGCTAGAATTGCCAGGAAAAGAAACCGAATTACAGCAATATCGCGAAACTTTAGCGCAATTAGAAGAGTCAAATCGCCATAGCGAATGGCAACAAATGCAAACAAATCTCCGCAGTTTAGAAACTAATTTGCAAGAGCGAGAATTAGCGCTACGAAATGACCAGCAACGCTTAGCAGAATTAGGAAATCAAAGCCAGCGCCTACAAGAAAAAATCAAAGATAGCAATAAAAAGTTAGAGGAATATCACCATCAGCAGCTAACAGTGGACGGTCAACAGTTAACTCTAAAAGGCGATTTGTCTACCATTGGCGAACAAATTACCGAAACTAAGGTATTGTTAGCTCAAATAGAGGAAAAATTGGGTGCAGAAAAAGAAGAGCGCGATCGCGCTGAATCTCACCTCAGAGAGCGCCACCTAGCCAAACAACAGCTAGAATGGCAACTGCAAAAGCTGCAAGAAACTCAACACGAGCGACGCGAACAGTTAACCACTATTCGCACTCAGCTAGAAACCCAGCGGGGAGAATTGCCAGATCCCGCGCCAGAAATTCCCGAACATCTGGAAAAAGTAGATTTAGCCGAATTACAGCAAGAAGTAAAATCCCTAACTAAACGGATTCAAGCCTTAGAACCCGTAAATATGTTAGCCTTAGAAGAATACAATCGTACTCAAGAACGTCTCCAAGAATTGAGTCAAAAATTGGCCACATTAGAAGGAGAACGCACCGAACTTCTACTGAGAATTGAGAATTTTACCACCTTGCGGCGGCGTGCTTTTAAAGAAGCCTTCGACGCAGTTAACCAAAACTTTCAAGTCATTTTTGCCGAACTTTCCGAAGGTGACGGCTATCTCCAGCTAGATGACCCCGAAGATCCCTTCAGCAGCGGCCTGAATCTGGTTGCTCACCCCAAAGGCAAACCCGTACAGCGCTTAGCTTCCATGTCTGGAGGCGAAAAATCCCTGACAGCTCTAAGCTTTATTTTTGCACTCCAACGCTATCGCCCGTCAACGTTCTATGCTTTTGATGAAGTAGATATGTTTTTAGATGGGGCAAATGTGGAGCGATTAGCTAGAATGATCAAAAGACAGGCAGAACAAGCTCAATTTATTGTTGTCAGTTTGCGCCGTCCTATGATTCAATCGGCTGAGCGTACAATTGGCGTAACACAGGCACGGGGAGCTTATACTCAAGTTCTCGGACTGAAATTGTAA